Proteins from a genomic interval of Rosa chinensis cultivar Old Blush chromosome 2, RchiOBHm-V2, whole genome shotgun sequence:
- the LOC112186628 gene encoding BTB/POZ domain-containing protein At2g24240, which translates to MGYQTDRVRFNVGGRIFETTATTLANAGRNSLFGAMFDDSWNLQQLDKNNSNDYFIDRNPDCFAVLLDLLRTNELCVPANMSEKLLYREAVYYGLLDHVRSAKWGPFDGNRLWLSRTVAGQAPGDGTAIRAGPDGGCCVAHGCMVHVYDWMLDEHPTINLDYQRVNDVGWLDSENIVVSVCERLGRGDGGMGLFSSSSGELRDKFQVSHENQVKSFTAGALSFSSDYKIFSSCKGRSNEYGIGVWDQVTGKQTDFFYEPLGWSLGDADKLQWLNGSNCLLVATLFPRKDNCYISLLDFREKKMVWSWSDMGAPMMVDEKRVRDAIAMEESNSICVVNEYEDLGFIDIRNSGGSVRWSSRSKLMKGKMPDEPCYPKLALHEGQLFSSMNDSISVFCGPDWVLTSRLRRSYGGSICDFSIGGDRLFALHSEENVFDIWETPPAPII; encoded by the coding sequence ATGGGATACCAGACAGACCGTGTGAGATTCAATGTTGGAGGCAGAATCTTCGAAACGACCGCCACCACTCTCGCCAATGCCGGCCGGAATTCCCTGTTCGGCGCCATGTTCGACGACAGCTGGAATCTCCAACAACTCGATAAGAACAATTCCAACGACTACTTCATCGACCGCAACCCCGATTGCTTTGCGGTCCTCCTCGATCTTCTACGAACTAATGAACTCTGCGTCCCTGCAAATATGTCCGAAAAGCTCCTCTATAGAGAGGCCGTGTATTACGGGCTCCTGGACCACGTCCGGTCCGCCAAATGGGGACCGTTCGATGGCAACAGGCTCTGGCTTTCGAGGACCGTCGCCGGGCAAGCTCCCGGCGACGGGACCGCCATCCGGGCCGGCCCGGATGGCGGTTGCTGTGTGGCTCATGGTTGTATGGTGCATGTGTACGATTGGATGCTGGATGAGCACCCTACTATTAATCTTGACTATCAGAGAGTCAATGACGTAGGATGGCTTGATTCTGAGAACATAGTGGTGAGTGTTTGTGAGAGGTTGGGCCGCGGCGACGGCGGAATGGGGCTGTTCAGCTCGTCCAGCGGTGAACTAAGGGACAAGTTTCAGGTGAGTCACGAGAATCAAGTGAAGAGCTTCACTGCTGGAGCCTTGAGTTTCAGCTCAGATTACAAGATATTTTCCAGCTGTAAAGGGAGGAGCAACGAGTATGGGATTGGAGTTTGGGACCAAGTCACTGGGAAGCAGACCGATTTCTTCTACGAGCCGCTGGGGTGGTCTCTTGGTGATGCAGACAAGCTGCAATGGTTGAATGGGAGTAACTGTTTGCTGGTGGCGACTTTGTTTCCAAGGAAGGACAACTGTTACATTagtttgttggattttcgggagaagaagatggtgtgGTCTTGGTCCGATATGGGAGCTCCGATGATGGTGGATGAGAAGAGAGTTAGGGATGCAATAGCGATGGAAGAGAGTAACTCAATCTGTGTTGTGAATGAGTATGAAGATTTGGGGTTTATTGATATAAGAAACTCTGGGGGAAGTGTTAGATGGAGCTCAAGGAGTAAGCTCATGAAGGGAAAAATGCCTGACGAGCCTTGCTACCCTAAACTTGCATTACACGAAGGGCAGCTGTTTTCGTCCATGAATGATTCGATTTCAGTGTTCTGTGGACCAGATTGGGTTTTGACATCAAGGCTTCGGCGAAGCTATGGAGGTTCGATTTGTGATTTCTCAATTGGTGGGGATCGGCTTTTCGCTCTTCATAGTGAGGAGAATGTGTTTGATATATGGGAGACTCCTCCTGCGCCGATTATATGA